The Edaphobacter sp. 12200R-103 genome contains a region encoding:
- a CDS encoding LLM class flavin-dependent oxidoreductase: MKNIGFLSFGHWTPSPQSQTQSAADALLQSIDLAVEAERLGIDGAYFRVHHFARQLASPFPLLAAIGAKTRKIEIGTGVIDMRYENPHYMAEDAGAADLIAGGRLQLGISRGSPEQVIDGWRYFGYLPPKGKNDADMGRDHAKEFLKLLDGQGFAQPNPRPMFPNPPGLLRLEPYSEGLRDRIWWGAGSNATAVWAAKLGMNLQSSTLKDDETGEPFHIQQAAQIRAYHAAWKEAGHVRTPRVSVSRSIFALVDDRDYAYFGRGGEDKDKIGFIDATTRAIFGRSYAAEPDILIEQLRNDEAIAEADTLLLTVPNQLGVAYNVHVLEAILTTVAPALNWR, encoded by the coding sequence ATGAAGAACATCGGCTTCCTCTCCTTCGGCCACTGGACGCCTTCACCGCAGTCGCAGACACAGTCGGCAGCGGACGCCCTTCTCCAATCCATCGATCTCGCCGTGGAAGCAGAGCGCCTTGGCATCGACGGAGCCTACTTCCGGGTTCATCATTTTGCGCGCCAACTGGCATCGCCATTCCCTCTGCTGGCGGCGATAGGAGCAAAGACGCGAAAGATTGAGATCGGCACCGGCGTCATCGATATGCGGTACGAGAACCCGCACTATATGGCCGAGGACGCAGGGGCCGCCGACCTTATCGCCGGAGGACGCCTGCAGTTGGGAATCAGCCGCGGATCTCCGGAGCAGGTCATCGATGGCTGGCGTTATTTCGGTTATCTCCCACCTAAAGGCAAGAACGATGCCGACATGGGCCGGGATCACGCGAAGGAATTTCTCAAGCTTCTGGACGGCCAGGGTTTTGCTCAACCAAATCCGCGCCCGATGTTTCCCAATCCGCCCGGTCTGCTGCGTCTCGAGCCCTACTCCGAAGGACTGCGTGATCGTATCTGGTGGGGAGCCGGTTCCAATGCGACGGCTGTCTGGGCGGCAAAGCTGGGAATGAACCTGCAGTCCTCAACCCTCAAAGACGATGAGACCGGCGAGCCCTTCCACATCCAGCAGGCGGCGCAGATTCGCGCCTATCACGCCGCCTGGAAGGAAGCCGGCCACGTTCGCACTCCGCGAGTCTCCGTCAGCCGCAGCATCTTCGCTCTGGTCGACGACCGGGATTACGCCTATTTCGGAAGAGGAGGCGAGGATAAGGACAAGATCGGCTTCATCGATGCAACCACGCGGGCGATCTTCGGCCGCAGTTACGCCGCTGAGCCGGACATCCTCATCGAACAGCTCAGGAACGACGAGGCAATCGCGGAGGCCGACACGCTACTGCTAACCGTCCCGAACCAGCTAGGCGTTGCCTACAATGTTCACGTTCTCGAAGCTATCCTGACGACCGTCGCCCCTGCTCTCAACTGGAGGTAG
- a CDS encoding PadR family transcriptional regulator, whose product MKQKKDVQQGTLTLMVLKTLHVLGPLHGYGIARRIEQISGDLLSLNQGTLYPVLLRMEQEGAVASEWGPSENNRRARFYRLTRAGHKLLETEKRNWEQTTAIIARFFEVEAEDLS is encoded by the coding sequence ATGAAACAGAAGAAGGATGTCCAGCAGGGAACGCTGACACTGATGGTGCTGAAAACGCTTCACGTGCTCGGACCGTTGCACGGGTATGGCATTGCCCGGCGTATCGAGCAGATCAGCGGCGACTTGCTTTCGCTCAATCAAGGCACGCTTTATCCTGTCCTGCTGCGGATGGAGCAGGAAGGTGCCGTCGCATCCGAGTGGGGACCTTCGGAGAACAACCGTCGAGCGCGCTTTTATCGTTTGACCCGTGCAGGACACAAACTATTGGAAACCGAAAAACGCAATTGGGAGCAGACGACGGCAATCATCGCGCGCTTCTTTGAAGTGGAGGCAGAGGATCTGTCATGA